Sequence from the Deinococcus reticulitermitis genome:
TTTTTTCAACATTGAGAGGTAATGTCTTTAGCTTCATATCTACAAGCATAGAGATGGACCCATTTCTCATAGAATTTGGTAGGTTGTATGAGAGAATGCGTAATTTATACAACAATAATTTGAAGCGTTACCCACCATCTAGTCAAAGAAGTAGTAAAGATCTCTTCAATAGAATAATTAAAGGGGATTACAAGAGAGAGAATGGTGATGATTATATTGTAGCTAGTGGTGAGAGATCTGTGCCAATATCTAGCACGTCATCTGGCCAGCAAGAAGCGCTTCCTCTTTTAATCTTATTGTCTGCTTTAAGAACAAACAGAAGTAGATTAGGAATTAATCTTTTCATAGAAGAACCAGAGGCACATCTTTTTCCTGATACTCAAAAAGACTTCATAGACTACATATTTACTTCTCTGGCGGATAACAAAGGTATATGTGTTATAACAACTCACAGCCCATATGTATTATCTGAAGTTAATAATATGATGTATAGAGGTAATTTAGTGAAATTAGTTGGTGAAAACCAAAAGTACAAATATTTGAAGTTGGATGCCTGGGTAAATGCAGAGAGGGTTGAAGCCTAGAGCCTGTCAGGATTGGATTTGAAACGAAGGGGCACCGTTTCGCTTAGGGCGAAACGGTGGCGTTTTGAGCGTTTCAGCCGCATGCTGATACTCAGGATGTCACGCCGCCCCTACCCCAGCGATGTCGACGACGAAACTTACCTGTTCATGCGTCCTTACCTGCTGCTTGCTCCTGAACACCACCCAGCACGCAAATATCCTCTGCGTGAAGTCCTGAATGC
This genomic interval carries:
- a CDS encoding AAA family ATPase; translated protein: MDPFLIEFGRLYERMRNLYNNNLKRYPPSSQRSSKDLFNRIIKGDYKRENGDDYIVASGERSVPISSTSSGQQEALPLLILLSALRTNRSRLGINLFIEEPEAHLFPDTQKDFIDYIFTSLADNKGICVITTHSPYVLSEVNNMMYRGNLVKLVGENQKYKYLKLDAWVNAERVEA
- a CDS encoding transposase, with amino-acid sequence MSRRPYPSDVDDETYLFMRPYLLLAPEHHPARKYPLREVLNAALWIARTGSQWAYLPHDFPPYKIVHQQVLRWFEQGCFE